Proteins encoded together in one Gadus chalcogrammus isolate NIFS_2021 chromosome 18, NIFS_Gcha_1.0, whole genome shotgun sequence window:
- the gpx9 gene encoding glutathione peroxidase 9 isoform X3: MSGRMECDISIMHHRLNALMDMFGGLHFTVLGFCCNQFGLQSPEVNSETLNILKYVRPGGGFIPKFPVFGKVEVNGLSEEPLFTYLKDSLPFVNPVIGDIKKFYWSPIRVNDIRWNFERFLITADGVPFRRGRVTIPL, encoded by the exons ATGTCTGGAAGAATGGAATGTGACATTTCAATCATG CACCACCGACTGAATGCACTGATGGATATGTTCGGGGGCCTCCACTTCACTGTTCTAGGGTTCTGCTGTAACCAATTTGGTCTCCAGTCGCCAG AGGTGAACAGTGAAACACTAAATATTCTTAAGTATGTGCGACCAGGAGGGGGATTCATACCCAAGTTCCCTGTGTTTGGGAAGGTAGAGGTGAATGGGTTAAGCGAAGAGCCACTGTTCACCTATCTCAAG GACTCTTTGCCTTTTGTAAACCCTGTTATTGGAGACATAAAGAAATTCTACTGGTCACCTATCAGAGTCAATGACATTCGATGGAATTTTGAAAGGTTTCTAATCACTGCAGATGGTGTGCCATTCAGACG TGGTAGAGTGACGATCCCTCTGTAA
- the gpx9 gene encoding glutathione peroxidase 9 isoform X1, giving the protein MCDKSIYDFMAESLDGQSVPLSKYRGKVLLIVNLATFUGSTIEEHHRLNALMDMFGGLHFTVLGFCCNQFGLQSPEVNSETLNILKYVRPGGGFIPKFPVFGKVEVNGLSEEPLFTYLKDSLPFVNPVIGDIKKFYWSPIRVNDIRWNFERFLITADGVPFRRYELHCPVSTVERDIAELL; this is encoded by the exons ATGTGTGATAAATCCATCTATGATTTTATGGCAGAAAGCCTTGATGGCCAATCTGTACCACTCAGTAAATACAGGGGTAAGGTGCTTCTGATTGTCAACCTGGCCACTTTCTGAGGCTCGACAATAGAGGAG CACCACCGACTGAATGCACTGATGGATATGTTCGGGGGCCTCCACTTCACTGTTCTAGGGTTCTGCTGTAACCAATTTGGTCTCCAGTCGCCAG AGGTGAACAGTGAAACACTAAATATTCTTAAGTATGTGCGACCAGGAGGGGGATTCATACCCAAGTTCCCTGTGTTTGGGAAGGTAGAGGTGAATGGGTTAAGCGAAGAGCCACTGTTCACCTATCTCAAG GACTCTTTGCCTTTTGTAAACCCTGTTATTGGAGACATAAAGAAATTCTACTGGTCACCTATCAGAGTCAATGACATTCGATGGAATTTTGAAAGGTTTCTAATCACTGCAGATGGTGTGCCATTCAGACG TTATGAACTTCACTGTCCTGTTTCAACGGTGGAAAGAGATATTGCTGAACTACTATAG
- the gpx9 gene encoding glutathione peroxidase 9 isoform X2 yields the protein MSGRMECDISIMHHRLNALMDMFGGLHFTVLGFCCNQFGLQSPEVNSETLNILKYVRPGGGFIPKFPVFGKVEVNGLSEEPLFTYLKDSLPFVNPVIGDIKKFYWSPIRVNDIRWNFERFLITADGVPFRRYELHCPVSTVERDIAELL from the exons ATGTCTGGAAGAATGGAATGTGACATTTCAATCATG CACCACCGACTGAATGCACTGATGGATATGTTCGGGGGCCTCCACTTCACTGTTCTAGGGTTCTGCTGTAACCAATTTGGTCTCCAGTCGCCAG AGGTGAACAGTGAAACACTAAATATTCTTAAGTATGTGCGACCAGGAGGGGGATTCATACCCAAGTTCCCTGTGTTTGGGAAGGTAGAGGTGAATGGGTTAAGCGAAGAGCCACTGTTCACCTATCTCAAG GACTCTTTGCCTTTTGTAAACCCTGTTATTGGAGACATAAAGAAATTCTACTGGTCACCTATCAGAGTCAATGACATTCGATGGAATTTTGAAAGGTTTCTAATCACTGCAGATGGTGTGCCATTCAGACG TTATGAACTTCACTGTCCTGTTTCAACGGTGGAAAGAGATATTGCTGAACTACTATAG
- the fbxl15 gene encoding F-box/LRR-repeat protein 15, with amino-acid sequence MLNMDEDALELKCHILDLPWEDVLVPHILCHLPLRHIASLQRVSKQFQALIQVYLANCRNFDLSQIGTCIPKEAFCSMLRDNKVLQNLSLHNCAEWVTDKELLPVIGQNQHLLRVDMRGCVRLTRHSLVAVSLSCVQLQHLVLAHCEWVDSLSLRSLADHCGGLQSIDLTACRQLKDEAICYLAKKCLRLRSLSVAVNANITDESVEEVAKHCRSLEQLDLTGCLRVGNQSIRTVAEYCPKLQSLKVNHCHNVTESTLNPLRKRNVEIDVEPPLQRALVLLQDVVGFSPFINLQI; translated from the exons ATGCTCAACATGGATGAAGATGCGTTGGAGTTAAA ATGTCATATTTTGGACTTGCCCTGGGAGGATGTATTAGTTCCACACATTTTATGCCATTTACCATTGCGACACATTGCAAGCCTCCAAAGAGTGAGCAAGCAGTTCCAAGCTCTCATTCAGGTGTACCTTGCCAACTGCCGGAATTTCGATCTGTCACAG ATTGGCACATGCATTCCCAAGGAGGCGTTTTGTAGCATGTTGAGGGACAACAAAGTTCTCCAGAACCTGTCACTTCATAACTGTGCAGAGTGGGTGACGGACAAAGAGCTGCTGCCAGTCATCGGCCAAAACCAGCACCTGCTAAGAGTGGACATGAGGGGCTGCGTGCGGCTCACCCGCCATTCCCTGGTGGCGGTGTCCCTGAGTTGTGTGCAGCTCCAGCACCTGGTTCTGGCGCACTGCGAGTGGGTGGACAGCCTGTCCCTACGCAGCCTGGCCGACCACTGCGGGGGGCTCCAGTCCATCGACCTCACCGCCTGTCGCCAGCTCAAGGACGAGGCCATCTGCTACCTCGCCAAGAAGTGTCTGCGGCTGAGGTCTCTGTCGGTGGCCGTCAACGCCAACATCACCGATGAGTCTGTGGAGGAAGTCGCCAAGCACTGCAGGAGTCTGGAACAGCTGGACCTGACGGGCTGCCTGCGGGTGGGGAACCAGTCCATCAG GACCGTGGCGGAGTACTGTCCAAAGCTGCAGTCCCTCAAGGTGAACCACTGCCACAACGTGACCGAGTCCACTCTGAACCCGCTGCGCAAGAGGAACGTGGAGATCGACGTGGAGCCTCCTCTGCAGCGGGCCCTGGTGCTGCTGCAGGACGTGGTGGGCTTCTCCCCGTTCATCAACCTGCAGATATAG